Proteins from a genomic interval of Ndongobacter massiliensis:
- the mutL gene encoding DNA mismatch repair endonuclease MutL, with protein MIRRLSEDTIQKIAAGEVIERPVSVVKELVENAVDAGADEIRVEIREGGKALIRVSDNGSGIAAEEFPLAFERHATSKIEQFEDLYRIHSLGFRGEALASIVAVARVRARSRVARAAVGTQLYLEESRIVKHEEIAMPVGTTIEVQDLFYNVPVRRRFLKSDAVESNRITQLLYSLAIGNPKISFSLTREDRRIFQTQAAYRMEQNLLLLFGRAYYEALRSFAAEKEAYRIHGFVGNNTFYRANRQLQFFFVNGRYIEDETLRDVVEQKYRSVIPNGRFPAFQIFIETDPSQIDINIHPNKQKIKFHHPDSLLNLLAQTVEQTLREASDLPAATFSEAKARKPLFADLSRSGGYEAVLESYRKARDAGNGKRAGESTSAETKAEKENETQKQREAWMRRIMETQQIEFSKTISEADASFSAEDLVLIEDEAEQEVEDSGDAEYTGVQDISRTVLPSADADDEAVTPSASAALLPSASHLRYLGTLFRTYLLLEEASADRCLLVDQHAAHERINYERFLKQFRNRTVVSQQLAPPLRIALTALQHTALQERENVLRACGFEFSGFGEKEVALRAVPVLFSQAQKEQLFLDLLDIAIDDLNDLDAVLDRVATRACKASVKQGDHLPEPEVWALYRDLQHCSYPLTCPHGRPTIIYWTKAEMEKLFLRMK; from the coding sequence ATGATACGGCGACTCAGTGAAGATACCATACAGAAAATAGCGGCAGGCGAAGTCATCGAACGACCGGTTTCTGTGGTAAAAGAACTCGTAGAGAATGCGGTCGATGCCGGCGCGGATGAAATTCGCGTGGAGATCCGAGAGGGTGGGAAAGCGTTGATTCGCGTTTCCGATAATGGCAGTGGAATTGCGGCGGAGGAATTTCCCCTCGCCTTTGAACGCCATGCGACATCAAAGATCGAGCAATTTGAGGATTTGTATCGCATCCACTCGCTGGGCTTTCGCGGAGAGGCGCTCGCTTCGATTGTCGCCGTAGCGCGCGTGCGCGCACGTTCCCGGGTTGCAAGAGCCGCCGTCGGCACGCAGCTCTACCTGGAAGAAAGCCGGATTGTAAAGCACGAAGAAATCGCCATGCCGGTCGGAACGACGATCGAAGTGCAGGATCTTTTTTACAATGTGCCTGTGCGCCGTCGGTTTTTGAAAAGTGATGCAGTGGAATCTAATCGGATTACGCAACTGCTGTATTCCTTAGCCATCGGAAATCCGAAAATTTCCTTTTCGCTGACGCGGGAGGATCGACGTATTTTTCAAACGCAGGCCGCCTATCGTATGGAACAAAACTTACTGCTCCTTTTTGGGCGCGCCTATTATGAAGCGCTGCGCTCCTTTGCGGCGGAGAAAGAAGCGTATCGCATCCACGGATTTGTCGGCAACAATACCTTTTACCGCGCCAATCGGCAGCTGCAGTTTTTCTTTGTCAACGGGCGCTATATTGAAGATGAAACCTTGCGGGACGTTGTCGAACAAAAATATCGTTCTGTGATTCCGAATGGACGGTTTCCGGCGTTTCAGATTTTCATTGAGACAGATCCCTCCCAGATCGATATCAATATCCATCCGAATAAGCAAAAGATAAAATTTCACCACCCGGACAGCCTGCTCAATCTTTTGGCGCAGACGGTGGAGCAGACGCTGCGGGAAGCATCGGATTTGCCTGCCGCCACGTTTTCGGAAGCAAAAGCAAGAAAGCCGTTGTTTGCAGATTTGTCCCGTTCCGGCGGCTATGAAGCCGTCTTGGAATCCTATCGCAAGGCGCGGGACGCGGGAAACGGGAAGCGCGCCGGGGAAAGCACCTCTGCGGAAACAAAGGCAGAAAAGGAAAATGAGACGCAGAAACAGCGGGAAGCGTGGATGCGTCGTATCATGGAAACGCAGCAAATCGAGTTTTCCAAGACGATATCCGAGGCGGACGCATCGTTCTCGGCAGAAGACCTTGTGCTCATCGAAGACGAAGCAGAGCAGGAAGTCGAAGACAGCGGGGACGCGGAGTACACCGGCGTGCAGGATATATCAAGGACCGTGCTGCCGAGTGCCGATGCGGACGATGAGGCAGTCACGCCTTCCGCCTCTGCCGCGTTACTGCCGTCCGCTTCCCATTTGCGCTATCTGGGAACCTTGTTTCGCACCTATCTACTTTTGGAAGAAGCGAGCGCCGATCGCTGCCTATTGGTGGATCAGCATGCCGCACATGAGCGCATCAATTACGAACGCTTTCTGAAACAATTTCGCAACCGCACCGTCGTTTCGCAGCAGCTGGCGCCCCCGTTGCGCATTGCGTTGACCGCATTGCAGCACACAGCATTGCAGGAACGGGAAAATGTCCTGCGCGCCTGCGGCTTTGAATTTTCCGGTTTCGGGGAAAAGGAAGTGGCTTTACGCGCCGTTCCTGTGTTGTTTTCGCAGGCGCAGAAGGAGCAGTTGTTTTTAGATCTTCTGGACATCGCAATCGACGATCTCAACGACCTCGATGCCGTTTTGGATCGAGTGGCGACGCGCGCCTGTAAAGCGTCCGTAAAGCAGGGGGACCACCTGCCGGAGCCGGAGGTATGGGCACTCTATCGCGACCTGCAGCATTGTTCCTATCCGCTGACCTGCCCACACGGCAGACCCACCATCATTTACTGGACAAAGGCGGAGATGGAAAAGCTGTTTTTGCGCATGAAGTAG
- the miaA gene encoding tRNA (adenosine(37)-N6)-dimethylallyltransferase MiaA, whose amino-acid sequence MIYLVGPTAVGKTALSIQLAKRYHAEILSMDSMQIYRGMDIGTAKATPTERATVVHHLLDFQSPDVRFTVRDYQARAQQCAKEVLARGKLPLFVGGTGLYLLALTKDYQFGDFNVDPQLRSELQAAYQRDGGTALYMQLQAVDPQTARGLVPADRKKIIRAMEVYLRTGKPLSAHHALDQARPVNENALVLVLTDVRERLYARIDRRVDEMLQQGLVQENQRLLQEGISPHAQAMQAIGYKEVQWYLRGLVSYAEMRRLIAQHSRNYAKRQLTWFRKVPHAQWFSRSDYTQSELFTALCASIDEFLLKIKD is encoded by the coding sequence ATGATTTATCTTGTCGGACCGACTGCCGTCGGGAAAACCGCTTTGAGCATACAATTGGCAAAACGCTACCACGCCGAAATTCTTTCGATGGATTCCATGCAGATTTATCGCGGTATGGATATCGGTACGGCGAAGGCGACTCCAACAGAGCGTGCCACGGTTGTGCATCATCTATTGGATTTTCAGTCGCCGGATGTCCGTTTTACCGTCCGGGATTATCAGGCTCGGGCGCAGCAGTGCGCAAAAGAGGTGCTCGCGCGCGGCAAACTCCCGCTGTTTGTGGGCGGAACCGGACTATATTTGCTGGCCCTTACAAAAGATTATCAATTTGGCGACTTCAACGTCGATCCGCAGCTGCGCAGCGAGTTGCAAGCGGCTTACCAACGGGACGGCGGCACAGCTTTATATATGCAACTGCAAGCGGTAGACCCGCAAACCGCGCGGGGATTGGTTCCTGCGGATCGCAAAAAAATCATTCGCGCCATGGAAGTGTATTTGCGAACGGGAAAGCCGTTAAGCGCGCATCATGCGCTCGATCAGGCGCGACCGGTGAACGAAAACGCACTCGTGCTCGTTCTTACGGATGTGCGAGAGCGCTTGTACGCGCGCATTGATCGTCGTGTGGACGAAATGCTGCAGCAGGGGTTGGTACAGGAAAATCAACGTCTGTTGCAAGAGGGAATTTCTCCCCATGCGCAGGCGATGCAGGCGATTGGCTACAAGGAGGTGCAATGGTATTTGCGCGGACTGGTCAGCTATGCGGAGATGCGCCGACTCATTGCGCAGCACTCCCGAAATTACGCAAAGCGACAGCTTACCTGGTTTCGAAAAGTACCCCATGCGCAGTGGTTTTCCCGAAGTGACTACACACAAAGTGAATTGTTTACGGCTTTGTGCGCGTCCATTGACGAATTTCTATTGAAAATAAAAGATTGA
- a CDS encoding aminotransferase class I/II-fold pyridoxal phosphate-dependent enzyme, with the protein MQSPYKNYFSLSPQALRAVSQAEECLSERFRSLESIRTHNQCKVLAAFQKNELAQADFFSATGYGYGDTGREKTERIFRDVFYAEDAVVRPSIASGTHALSTVLFSLLQPGDFLLAATGDPYDTLQEVIGLRGDEVGTLLEKGIRYQSCALLDDGKIDYDALEKALSDAPKLVEFQRSTGYSHRRAFTIEELEKAMAFVRARAPEAILMVDNCYGEFTDRREPIEVGADIIAGSLIKNPGGGIAVSGGYIAGRKDLVARCINHLTAPGLGKETGLTFGTTRTTLQGFFLAPHITVEAMKGALLFGEVFHQEGYRVVPDVDDPRSDIIQAIDLGDADKVVAFCRGVQAAASVGSTVTPYPWDMPGYSDPVVMASGGFIDGSSIEVSADGPMRPPYTVYYQGGLVYEQAKLAAMRALEAVWQCGAEGRQNF; encoded by the coding sequence ATGCAATCACCGTATAAAAACTATTTTTCACTTTCGCCGCAAGCGCTCCGTGCGGTTTCCCAAGCGGAGGAATGTCTGTCTGAACGCTTTCGTTCCCTGGAATCGATTCGTACGCACAATCAGTGCAAGGTCTTAGCCGCTTTTCAAAAAAATGAACTGGCGCAGGCAGATTTCTTTTCGGCGACTGGGTACGGCTATGGCGACACCGGTCGGGAAAAAACCGAACGTATCTTTCGCGACGTATTTTACGCGGAAGATGCAGTTGTGCGCCCTTCGATTGCTTCGGGGACGCACGCGCTTTCCACGGTTCTATTTTCGCTTTTGCAGCCGGGTGATTTTCTGCTCGCGGCCACGGGCGACCCCTATGATACGCTGCAGGAAGTGATCGGACTGCGGGGGGATGAGGTTGGAACCTTGTTGGAAAAAGGTATACGGTATCAATCCTGTGCACTTTTGGACGACGGGAAAATTGACTATGATGCCTTGGAAAAAGCGCTGTCTGACGCTCCGAAGCTGGTCGAGTTCCAACGCTCCACCGGGTATAGCCACCGGCGTGCCTTCACCATTGAAGAATTGGAAAAAGCGATGGCATTTGTGCGTGCCCGCGCGCCGGAAGCGATTTTGATGGTGGACAATTGTTATGGTGAGTTTACGGACCGGCGCGAGCCCATTGAAGTTGGAGCGGATATTATTGCCGGATCCCTAATCAAGAATCCGGGCGGCGGCATTGCCGTTTCGGGTGGCTATATTGCCGGACGAAAAGACCTCGTTGCGCGCTGCATCAATCACTTGACGGCACCGGGGCTGGGGAAGGAGACAGGGCTCACTTTCGGAACGACACGCACCACTTTGCAGGGATTTTTTCTTGCCCCCCATATCACGGTGGAAGCGATGAAAGGGGCGTTGCTCTTCGGCGAAGTATTCCATCAAGAGGGGTACAGAGTGGTGCCCGACGTTGACGATCCGCGCAGCGACATTATCCAAGCCATTGATTTGGGCGATGCGGATAAGGTCGTCGCCTTCTGCCGCGGCGTGCAGGCGGCGGCCAGCGTAGGTTCCACCGTCACGCCGTATCCCTGGGATATGCCCGGTTACAGCGATCCGGTGGTGATGGCCTCCGGTGGATTTATCGACGGTTCTTCGATTGAGGTGAGCGCGGATGGTCCTATGCGCCCTCCGTATACGGTATACTATCAGGGGGGCTTGGTATATGAACAGGCGAAATTAGCAGCCATGCGCGCGCTGGAAGCTGTGTGGCAATGCGGCGCCGAAGGAAGGCAGAATTTCTAA
- a CDS encoding threonine/serine exporter ThrE family protein, protein MEQNYDRLIEISLDIGIGILQAGGRVSRVEDTIHRILSAYGLQKIGVFNIPSLIEVNAQTPDGKSLVRLRRIQNNGAIHLIALEKWNALSRWICAECPETEKIDRRLRALQSELQKPMVGQYQGNILVAIGFTLFFGGTLMDIPAVIPLACMISFLDAKGLYKNQNRLLFYFLCSFFTGLLGWFLVRFGIGQNLDQILIGCIMITIPGIAITYAALDMLLGDTITGLLSLAESLLTAASIAAGFLLSLKAGAFL, encoded by the coding sequence ATGGAGCAAAACTACGACCGGTTGATTGAAATCAGTTTGGACATCGGAATCGGCATTTTGCAGGCGGGCGGGCGCGTTTCCCGCGTTGAAGACACGATTCATCGCATTTTATCTGCCTATGGCCTGCAAAAAATCGGTGTATTTAATATTCCTTCCCTCATTGAAGTCAACGCGCAGACGCCGGACGGCAAAAGCCTGGTTCGATTGCGCCGTATTCAGAACAACGGGGCAATTCATCTGATTGCATTGGAGAAATGGAATGCCCTGTCGCGGTGGATCTGTGCCGAATGTCCCGAAACGGAGAAAATCGACCGCCGCCTGCGCGCCTTACAGTCGGAGTTACAAAAGCCGATGGTGGGGCAGTACCAAGGAAATATTTTAGTAGCCATCGGCTTTACCTTATTTTTCGGCGGCACCCTAATGGACATTCCGGCGGTTATTCCGCTTGCTTGCATGATCAGCTTTTTGGACGCCAAGGGGCTTTATAAAAACCAAAATCGGCTGCTCTTTTACTTCCTCTGTTCGTTTTTTACCGGATTATTGGGTTGGTTTCTCGTTCGCTTCGGTATCGGACAAAATTTGGACCAAATTCTCATCGGCTGCATTATGATTACTATTCCGGGCATTGCAATTACGTATGCCGCCCTTGATATGTTGTTGGGGGACACGATTACGGGGCTTCTCTCCCTCGCGGAATCGTTGCTTACCGCAGCCAGCATTGCCGCCGGATTTCTTTTGTCTCTGAAAGCGGGGGCGTTCCTATGA
- a CDS encoding threonine/serine exporter family protein, with translation MITKFLQLLYAMIGALGFSILFRSKRDYIPFIVLNAALSWGVYLLSNSRFGDFTANILATAFCALFSGIAARFLKAPTIVLLTPSAVPMIPGGRLYYTMYYALQHDGTLCLSWLLSTLSAVFAMAIGIALAEIFFRLYGAKINRGIARWKGERA, from the coding sequence ATGATAACAAAATTCCTGCAACTTCTTTACGCAATGATCGGAGCGCTCGGCTTTTCGATTCTGTTTCGCTCCAAACGCGACTATATCCCTTTTATCGTTTTGAATGCCGCGCTTTCCTGGGGTGTTTATTTGCTGAGCAATTCTCGCTTCGGAGATTTTACGGCGAATATCCTCGCCACGGCCTTTTGTGCCCTTTTTTCCGGCATTGCCGCACGATTTTTGAAGGCGCCAACCATCGTTCTGCTGACGCCTTCTGCGGTACCGATGATCCCGGGCGGACGATTGTATTACACGATGTATTATGCATTGCAGCATGACGGAACATTGTGTTTATCATGGCTGCTCTCGACATTGAGTGCGGTATTTGCCATGGCGATCGGCATTGCTTTGGCGGAGATCTTTTTCCGCCTCTACGGCGCCAAAATCAATCGCGGCATTGCACGTTGGAAGGGGGAAAGGGCATGA
- a CDS encoding epoxyqueuosine reductase QueH, whose amino-acid sequence MKQNYQRILEHTLQELAKQNHVPTLLLHSCCAPCSTYVLEYLAKSFSITVFYYNPNIYPAKEYDFREREQRELIEKMNAQIKYPIHFQKAPYDPSVYYQAVQGHESDPERGARCHICYRLRLVAAAQAAKAQHFDYFTTTLSISPHKDAQVLNTIGREVAEQVGVAYLFSDFKKNNGFLRSCQLSEQFHMYRQSYCGCEFSMNARTSTTEGINPIAKN is encoded by the coding sequence ATGAAACAAAATTATCAGCGGATATTAGAGCACACCTTACAGGAGCTCGCCAAGCAAAATCACGTGCCCACGTTGCTGCTCCACTCCTGCTGTGCCCCCTGTTCCACCTATGTGCTGGAATATCTGGCAAAATCTTTTTCGATCACCGTTTTTTATTACAATCCGAACATTTATCCCGCCAAAGAGTACGATTTTCGCGAGCGCGAACAAAGAGAACTCATCGAAAAGATGAATGCGCAGATCAAATATCCGATTCACTTTCAAAAAGCGCCCTACGATCCGTCCGTGTATTATCAGGCGGTTCAAGGCCATGAATCGGATCCGGAACGCGGGGCTCGTTGTCACATCTGCTATCGTCTGCGTTTAGTAGCGGCGGCACAGGCAGCAAAAGCGCAGCACTTCGATTATTTTACAACGACATTGTCCATCAGTCCGCATAAAGATGCGCAAGTACTGAATACTATCGGAAGGGAAGTAGCGGAACAGGTCGGCGTTGCCTACTTATTTTCGGATTTCAAAAAGAACAACGGTTTTTTGCGTTCCTGTCAGCTGAGTGAACAGTTTCACATGTATCGACAATCGTACTGTGGTTGTGAATTTTCTATGAATGCGCGGACATCGACAACGGAAGGAATAAATCCGATTGCGAAAAACTGA
- a CDS encoding LysM peptidoglycan-binding domain-containing protein translates to MKTYRIVSTKRFYTFLVGVVVVLSLLLAFLTSLFFHRPTLGAPEVAKETILVKRGDTLWTIAEPIAARRNVDIRDVVQTISDYNDLQTSLIQPGQSIEVPLY, encoded by the coding sequence ATGAAAACTTACCGCATTGTTTCGACAAAAAGATTTTATACGTTTCTCGTGGGCGTCGTTGTCGTTTTATCGCTTCTGCTGGCATTTCTTACGAGCCTTTTCTTTCACCGCCCGACACTTGGGGCGCCGGAAGTTGCCAAAGAGACCATTTTAGTAAAAAGGGGAGACACGCTTTGGACGATTGCCGAACCCATCGCGGCGCGCAGGAACGTCGATATTCGTGATGTCGTACAGACAATTTCGGATTATAATGATTTACAAACCTCGTTGATTCAACCGGGACAATCCATCGAAGTGCCGCTGTATTAG
- a CDS encoding threonine/serine exporter ThrE family protein, with protein sequence MNKKPCAPVPNAQKIETSQFELAEAWPSKAHRIMDVAVLAGAILAQSGAETYRVEDTMERILRLEPNREVDVVSLMTGLYVTRTEEDGSYISVVHRIRRRAIDLGKIDEVNRISRNLANGACTIEEGYRALRAVELRPQQQKRMELLEIVAGVAFAVMLGSGWLETLFAIPAAMALIASQRLLRSAVLGNFVPTFFQSLFTTFLIGLSARLVPDIDPQRLTSAVLMILFPGTTLTSGIRDMIRGDYLAGGGNLLHALVTSSALAIGAGAGFFLGGGYHGL encoded by the coding sequence ATGAATAAGAAACCGTGCGCACCGGTGCCGAATGCGCAAAAAATCGAAACTTCACAGTTTGAACTGGCAGAAGCGTGGCCCTCAAAGGCGCATCGCATTATGGATGTGGCGGTGCTTGCCGGTGCGATTCTGGCGCAGAGCGGGGCGGAAACGTACCGCGTGGAAGATACCATGGAACGTATCCTACGTTTGGAACCGAACCGGGAGGTGGATGTCGTTTCCTTGATGACGGGGTTGTACGTGACGCGCACGGAGGAAGACGGCTCCTATATCAGCGTCGTGCACCGGATTCGGAGGCGCGCCATCGACTTGGGCAAAATTGACGAGGTAAACCGCATTTCGAGAAACCTTGCAAACGGCGCCTGTACCATCGAAGAAGGCTATCGCGCACTTCGCGCGGTGGAGCTGCGTCCGCAGCAGCAAAAACGGATGGAGTTGTTGGAGATCGTCGCTGGCGTCGCCTTTGCCGTCATGCTCGGCTCCGGTTGGCTTGAAACGCTCTTCGCCATTCCGGCGGCAATGGCGCTCATCGCATCCCAGCGACTTTTGCGCTCCGCAGTGCTCGGAAATTTTGTGCCGACATTTTTTCAGTCGCTTTTCACTACCTTTCTGATCGGTCTCAGCGCACGACTGGTTCCCGACATTGATCCGCAGCGGCTGACTTCGGCGGTGTTGATGATCTTGTTTCCCGGAACGACGCTTACCAGCGGCATTCGCGATATGATCCGCGGCGATTATTTGGCAGGCGGCGGGAATTTGCTCCACGCACTGGTGACATCCTCTGCTTTGGCAATCGGTGCGGGCGCCGGATTCTTTTTAGGAGGGGGCTATCATGGCTTGTAA
- a CDS encoding threonine/serine exporter family protein, with amino-acid sequence MACNGFSFWLTVLGAGVATSACALILGLRQKMPVFYVFFAGAAGWGIQSAMIHRFGDSSAILLVATVLATAGVSVFTQVGARLFRTPVTVLLIPSLFPIVPGALLYRMAFAFFVGDVQTASTCGIQALLTSGGIALGILSIESFVLGGRILRGRFGRRQMR; translated from the coding sequence ATGGCTTGTAACGGGTTTTCTTTTTGGCTTACCGTACTCGGTGCCGGCGTCGCTACTTCCGCCTGCGCCTTGATTCTCGGCTTGCGCCAGAAGATGCCCGTCTTTTACGTATTCTTTGCGGGTGCGGCGGGCTGGGGCATTCAATCCGCGATGATTCACCGCTTTGGCGACAGTTCCGCGATTTTGCTGGTTGCTACCGTGCTGGCGACAGCGGGTGTCTCCGTATTTACACAAGTCGGGGCGCGCTTGTTTCGCACTCCGGTGACGGTGCTCTTAATTCCCAGTCTTTTTCCCATCGTTCCCGGTGCCTTGTTGTATCGCATGGCCTTCGCCTTTTTTGTCGGGGATGTACAGACGGCAAGCACCTGCGGCATACAGGCACTGCTGACATCCGGCGGCATTGCTCTGGGGATTTTATCTATTGAAAGTTTTGTGCTCGGCGGGCGCATCCTCCGCGGGCGATTTGGGCGCCGACAGATGCGCTAA
- a CDS encoding tyrosine recombinase XerC yields the protein MYEDFPPFLEDYLNYLRTVRALSSSTIREYAYDLGIFLRFIEKRLHRKKWSAIALEAVDITEMRIDDLKSVELTDLHAYLAYTDLERGDSPTTRARKTVSIRTFFDYLANTVLLLDKNPAARLQTPKVKKRHPVYLTLPEALHLIETAAKQENRFFQARDVAILVTFLTTGIRLSELCGMNLGVLREDRFTVIGKGNKERTVYLTESCREALQRYLAIRPNLPEENALFLSSRKSRMSPRAVQHRIEHFLREAGFDTGVYSTHKLRHTAATLLYREGVDIRTLQRILGHASVATTQIYTHVEDEQIRDAVQKNPLAHLSAPKSPAEDAPAEHKTFNR from the coding sequence ATGTACGAGGACTTTCCCCCATTTTTGGAAGATTACTTAAACTATCTGCGCACGGTTCGCGCCCTGTCTTCGAGCACCATACGCGAGTATGCCTACGATCTGGGGATCTTTCTACGCTTTATTGAAAAACGACTACATCGGAAAAAATGGAGTGCCATCGCTTTGGAAGCCGTCGACATTACCGAAATGCGCATTGACGACCTAAAATCCGTTGAATTGACGGATCTGCACGCCTATCTTGCCTATACGGATCTGGAACGGGGGGATTCGCCTACGACGCGCGCCCGGAAGACGGTTTCGATTCGCACTTTTTTCGATTACCTTGCCAATACGGTGTTGCTGCTGGATAAAAATCCGGCGGCGCGCCTGCAAACTCCGAAAGTAAAAAAACGACATCCGGTGTATTTGACGCTGCCCGAAGCGCTTCATCTGATTGAAACGGCGGCAAAGCAGGAAAATCGCTTTTTTCAAGCGCGCGATGTGGCAATACTGGTCACTTTTCTCACGACCGGAATCCGCTTGAGCGAATTGTGCGGTATGAACCTCGGTGTCTTGCGCGAAGATCGCTTCACCGTCATCGGCAAAGGCAATAAGGAACGCACTGTCTACCTGACCGAATCCTGCCGCGAGGCGCTGCAACGCTACTTGGCCATTCGACCGAACCTGCCGGAGGAAAACGCCCTTTTCCTTTCCTCGCGGAAATCTCGCATGAGTCCGCGCGCGGTGCAGCATCGTATCGAACACTTTCTCCGCGAAGCGGGATTTGATACTGGTGTATACTCCACGCATAAACTGCGCCATACCGCCGCCACCCTGCTCTATCGCGAAGGCGTCGACATACGCACTTTGCAGCGCATTTTGGGCCATGCCTCCGTCGCTACAACGCAAATCTACACCCATGTGGAAGATGAACAAATTCGCGATGCCGTCCAGAAAAATCCGTTAGCGCATCTGTCGGCGCCCAAATCGCCCGCGGAGGATGCGCCCGCCGAGCACAAAACTTTCAATAGATAA
- a CDS encoding cation diffusion facilitator family transporter gives MIDFLIKRLNPNFDALTPLQQRARYGNAMSLLGIAVNVLLAVSKVIVGLLTNSVAILGDGINNASDVASAGVSLFSFHLASKPPDPQHPFGHARVEYVASSIVALFILYLGINLGLESVRKILAPQPQLFEWRQVFLLLFSIGVKIWLSSLYQKMGKRLHSELFYATSADARSDVLSSAAILLSLFVARLSGWTLDGWMGVVAAVLILKSGYEILLSTLNHLLGRAPSAQEVESLENALLRYDGVLGVHDLMIHDYGPGHQFVTVHVEVDAHRPIMESHRLIDRMEREIEKTMGLQLTIHMDPMITDDPKTNRLQREVTALLRQMNPAYSIHDFRRLNEDPPVLQFDILIPRSEYANCARVQTEMEEQIALRHPHYRLQISVDFNIHEN, from the coding sequence ATGATTGACTTTCTTATCAAACGATTGAATCCCAATTTTGATGCGCTTACGCCGCTGCAGCAGCGCGCGCGTTACGGCAATGCCATGAGTCTGCTCGGCATCGCAGTAAATGTTCTGCTCGCCGTTTCCAAAGTCATCGTCGGTTTGCTTACCAACTCTGTTGCCATTCTCGGGGACGGCATTAACAATGCTTCGGATGTCGCTTCCGCAGGAGTATCGCTTTTCAGTTTTCATTTGGCCTCCAAGCCGCCCGATCCGCAGCATCCTTTTGGTCATGCGCGGGTGGAGTACGTGGCATCCAGTATTGTGGCGCTCTTTATTCTCTATTTGGGCATAAACTTAGGCTTGGAATCCGTACGTAAAATTCTGGCGCCACAACCCCAGCTTTTTGAATGGCGTCAGGTGTTTTTGCTCCTGTTTTCCATCGGCGTGAAAATATGGCTGTCAAGTCTTTATCAGAAAATGGGGAAACGCCTGCATTCTGAGCTTTTTTATGCCACGAGCGCGGATGCCCGAAGCGACGTGCTGTCCAGTGCGGCAATTCTGCTCAGCCTTTTTGTCGCCCGTCTGAGCGGATGGACGTTGGACGGTTGGATGGGTGTCGTTGCCGCCGTTTTAATCTTGAAATCCGGCTATGAAATTCTGTTGTCAACACTCAATCATCTGCTCGGACGTGCCCCTTCGGCACAGGAAGTGGAGTCGTTGGAAAATGCTCTTCTTCGCTATGATGGCGTACTGGGCGTGCATGACCTGATGATTCACGATTACGGTCCGGGGCACCAATTCGTCACCGTTCATGTCGAGGTAGACGCCCATCGCCCCATTATGGAGAGCCATCGTCTGATTGATCGTATGGAGCGTGAAATTGAAAAGACCATGGGGCTGCAATTGACCATTCATATGGATCCCATGATTACCGACGACCCAAAGACAAACCGATTGCAGCGCGAAGTGACGGCGCTCTTGCGACAAATGAATCCGGCGTACAGTATTCACGATTTCCGGCGTTTGAATGAAGATCCGCCCGTGCTGCAATTCGATATCCTCATTCCGCGTTCGGAATATGCCAACTGCGCACGGGTGCAAACGGAAATGGAAGAGCAGATCGCCTTGCGTCATCCGCACTATCGATTGCAAATTTCTGTCGATTTCAATATTCATGAAAACTAA